One stretch of Streptomyces hygroscopicus DNA includes these proteins:
- a CDS encoding LysR family transcriptional regulator, which translates to MLNLDRLRTLHAVARHGSVSGAAEGLHVTTSAVSQQLAKLERETGQQLLAKNGRGIRLTDAGRLLSDHAARILSQVELAQADLEAQRGHAVGELLLGAFPTAVRGLFPDALGRLRTEHPQLNVRLQEMEPDESVPSVVRGDIDLAVVLDWYNKPLPMPGGLVKAALLDDPVDVAMPADHPLADRHAVEPEDFVDDEWVSWPKGGFCYDWLMVTLRGKGIEPRIRHTAHEHHTQLSLIAAGLGIAVVPRLGRGPVPEGVRMVPVSQPTMRRHIYAIWRADADRRPSIRAAVEVLRSVGEKIVD; encoded by the coding sequence ATGTTGAACCTGGATCGCCTACGGACCTTGCACGCCGTGGCCCGCCACGGCTCCGTGAGCGGCGCCGCCGAGGGGCTGCATGTCACCACCTCCGCCGTCTCCCAGCAACTCGCCAAGCTGGAGCGGGAGACCGGTCAGCAGCTCCTCGCCAAGAACGGGCGCGGGATCCGCCTCACCGACGCCGGTCGGCTGCTCTCCGATCACGCGGCGCGCATCCTCTCCCAGGTGGAGCTGGCCCAGGCGGACCTGGAGGCGCAGCGTGGCCATGCCGTCGGCGAGCTGCTGCTGGGCGCGTTCCCGACCGCCGTCCGCGGTCTCTTCCCGGACGCGCTGGGCCGGCTGCGCACCGAGCATCCGCAGTTGAACGTGCGGTTGCAGGAGATGGAGCCCGATGAGTCGGTGCCCTCGGTGGTGCGCGGCGACATCGATCTGGCCGTGGTCCTGGACTGGTACAACAAACCCCTGCCGATGCCCGGCGGGCTGGTGAAGGCCGCCCTGCTGGACGACCCGGTGGATGTGGCGATGCCCGCCGACCACCCCCTCGCCGACCGCCACGCGGTCGAGCCGGAGGACTTCGTGGACGACGAGTGGGTCTCCTGGCCCAAGGGCGGGTTCTGCTACGACTGGCTGATGGTCACCCTGCGCGGCAAGGGCATCGAGCCGAGGATCCGGCACACCGCGCATGAGCACCACACCCAGCTCTCGCTGATCGCCGCCGGGCTGGGCATCGCCGTGGTGCCCCGGCTGGGCCGCGGCCCGGTGCCCGAGGGGGTGCGGATGGTGCCCGTCAGCCAGCCCACGATGCGGCGGCACATCTACGCGATCTGGCGCGCGGACGCCGATCGCCGGCCCTCGATCCGCGCGGCGGTCGAGGTGCTGCGGTCCGTCGGCGAGAAGATCGTCGACTGA
- a CDS encoding pyridoxamine 5-phosphate oxidase yields MTVTQRRGRRIMMAQDELDAFLAEQRTCRVATVAADGRPHVSPLWFCWDGAVLWLYSLTRSRRWAEVRRDPRIAVVVDDGHDYGELRGVELSGEAVLVGEAPRSGVSCPELDTPERMFAAKYFGLDAMPHDGRHAWLRLAPEAIRSWDFRKMPQG; encoded by the coding sequence ATGACCGTCACCCAGCGGCGGGGACGCCGCATCATGATGGCTCAGGACGAGCTGGACGCCTTCCTCGCCGAACAGCGCACCTGCCGGGTGGCGACCGTGGCCGCGGACGGGCGGCCGCATGTCAGCCCGCTGTGGTTCTGCTGGGACGGCGCCGTGCTGTGGCTGTACTCCCTGACCCGCAGCCGCCGCTGGGCCGAGGTTCGCCGAGATCCGCGGATCGCGGTGGTGGTCGACGACGGGCACGACTACGGCGAGCTGCGCGGGGTGGAACTCTCCGGCGAGGCGGTCCTGGTCGGCGAGGCGCCGCGCTCCGGCGTGTCGTGCCCGGAACTCGACACGCCGGAGCGGATGTTCGCGGCGAAGTACTTCGGCCTGGACGCCATGCCGCACGACGGGCGCCACGCATGGCTGCGCCTGGCCCCCGAGGCGATCCGCTCCTGGGACTTCCGCAAGATGCCGCAGGGCTGA
- a CDS encoding isochorismatase hydrolase, which produces MTQGALLFRAVTPSPREDLVELLRPEGCALLTVECQRGVVGPDSALPELAAVAQESGALGRVAQLVAAAHDTGVQVLHAVAERRADGRGANRNAPLFRAVERLPVRQLTGSAAVEIAEPVPVAAEDLVVRRLHGLSPIAGTEVDALLRNLGCRTLVITGVSANVAIPGAVFDAVNLGYTAVVPEDAIAGVPASYTPAMVRHTLALVAAVTTADEVVACWRRTAVTPSRSSFPAP; this is translated from the coding sequence ATGACGCAAGGGGCGCTACTCTTCCGCGCCGTGACCCCGAGCCCCCGCGAAGACCTGGTGGAACTGCTCCGGCCGGAAGGCTGTGCCCTGCTCACCGTCGAATGCCAGCGCGGTGTGGTGGGCCCGGACAGCGCGCTGCCCGAACTGGCCGCCGTGGCCCAGGAGTCCGGTGCGCTCGGGCGTGTCGCCCAGCTGGTGGCCGCCGCCCACGACACGGGCGTCCAAGTGCTGCACGCGGTGGCCGAGCGGCGCGCCGACGGACGCGGCGCGAACCGCAACGCACCCCTGTTCCGGGCCGTCGAGCGGCTGCCGGTCCGGCAGCTCACCGGAAGCGCGGCGGTGGAGATCGCCGAACCGGTTCCGGTGGCCGCCGAGGACCTGGTCGTACGGCGGCTGCACGGCCTCTCGCCGATCGCCGGGACCGAGGTGGACGCGCTGCTGCGCAATCTGGGCTGCCGCACGCTGGTCATCACCGGCGTGTCGGCCAATGTGGCGATCCCGGGCGCCGTCTTCGACGCCGTCAACCTCGGCTATACGGCCGTGGTGCCCGAGGACGCGATCGCCGGGGTGCCCGCCTCGTACACCCCGGCGATGGTCCGCCACACCCTCGCCCTCGTGGCCGCCGTCACCACGGCCGACGAGGTGGTCGCCTGCTGGCGGAGGACGGCCGTCACGCCATCCAGATCGAGCTTCCCTGCACCTTGA
- a CDS encoding Rieske (2Fe-2S) domain-containing protein has protein sequence MTQSAINGQGTTRRAVVTAAGVAGLAATLAACGKDDSGDSDSGSAGSAQDAGGSQPSQPSQSAEGGQSAGGDGMELAKTSQIPEGGGMVFKDHKVVVTQPKAGEFKAFSSICTHQGCSVGDVTGGTINCPCHQSKFDITDGSVKGGPAQKPLPGAQIKVQGSSIWMA, from the coding sequence ATGACGCAGTCGGCAATCAACGGGCAGGGCACCACCCGCCGCGCCGTCGTCACCGCGGCGGGAGTGGCCGGGCTGGCCGCCACGCTTGCCGCATGCGGCAAGGACGACAGCGGCGATTCGGACAGCGGCAGCGCGGGCAGCGCCCAGGACGCCGGGGGGTCGCAGCCGTCGCAGCCGTCGCAGAGCGCGGAGGGCGGCCAGTCGGCCGGCGGGGACGGCATGGAACTGGCCAAGACCTCCCAGATCCCCGAGGGCGGCGGCATGGTCTTCAAGGACCACAAGGTCGTGGTGACCCAGCCCAAGGCGGGTGAGTTCAAGGCGTTCTCGTCGATCTGTACGCACCAGGGCTGCTCGGTCGGCGATGTGACCGGCGGCACCATCAACTGCCCGTGCCACCAGAGCAAGTTCGACATCACCGACGGCAGTGTGAAGGGCGGACCGGCGCAGAAGCCGCTGCCGGGCGCGCAGATCAAGGTGCAGGGAAGCTCGATCTGGATGGCGTGA
- a CDS encoding ABC transporter gives MGHLEAAHLAYFLPDGRLLLGDVSFRVAEGTVAALVGPNGAGKTTLLRLVSGEVEPHGGTVTVSGSLGVMPQFIGSVRDERTVRDLLVSVAQPRIREAARAVDEAELAIMERDDEAAQMAYAQSLSDWAEARGYEAETVWDMCTTAALGVPYERAQWRQVRTLSGGEQKRLVLEALLRGPDDVLLLDEPDNYLDVPGKQWLEERLRETRKTVLFISHDRELLARAADRIVSVEPSPAGSDVWVHGAGFATYHDAREERFERFEELRRRWDEKHAQLKRLVLDMQRYAARSDEMASRYQAAKTRLRKFEEAGPPPEPPRKQDITMRLAGGRTGVRALTCRALELEGLMRPFDLEVFYGERVAVLGSNGSGKSHFLRLLAGQSVDHRGEWKLGARVVPGHFAQTHAHPELFGRTLVDILWTEHARDRGRSMSALRRYELDRQGDQTFDRLSGGQQARFQILLLELAGTTALLLDEPTDNLDLESAEALQDGLGAYDGTVLAVTHDRWFARSFDRFLVFGSDGVVRETAEPVWDERRVERVR, from the coding sequence ATGGGACATCTGGAGGCCGCGCACCTCGCCTATTTCCTGCCCGACGGACGGCTGCTGCTCGGCGATGTGTCGTTCCGCGTCGCGGAGGGCACGGTGGCCGCCCTGGTCGGGCCCAACGGGGCGGGCAAGACCACGCTGCTCCGGCTGGTCTCCGGCGAGGTGGAGCCGCACGGCGGCACGGTCACGGTCAGCGGCTCGCTCGGGGTGATGCCGCAGTTCATCGGCTCCGTACGCGATGAGCGGACGGTGCGCGACCTGCTGGTGTCGGTGGCCCAGCCCCGGATCCGCGAGGCCGCCCGCGCGGTCGACGAGGCCGAGCTGGCGATCATGGAGCGGGACGACGAGGCCGCCCAGATGGCCTATGCCCAGAGCCTGAGCGACTGGGCCGAGGCGCGTGGCTACGAGGCCGAGACGGTATGGGACATGTGCACCACGGCGGCGCTCGGAGTGCCGTACGAACGGGCGCAGTGGCGCCAGGTGCGCACCCTCAGCGGGGGCGAGCAGAAGCGGCTGGTGCTGGAGGCGCTGCTGCGCGGGCCCGACGATGTGCTGCTGCTGGACGAGCCGGACAACTACCTGGACGTACCGGGCAAGCAGTGGCTGGAGGAGCGGCTGCGCGAGACCCGTAAGACCGTGCTGTTCATCAGCCACGACCGGGAACTGCTGGCCCGCGCGGCCGACCGGATCGTCAGCGTCGAGCCGAGCCCGGCGGGCAGCGATGTGTGGGTGCACGGGGCCGGTTTCGCCACCTACCACGACGCCCGCGAGGAGCGGTTCGAGCGCTTCGAGGAACTCCGGCGGCGCTGGGACGAGAAGCATGCCCAGCTCAAACGGCTGGTGCTGGACATGCAGCGGTACGCCGCCCGCAGCGACGAGATGGCCTCCCGCTACCAGGCCGCCAAGACCCGGCTGCGGAAGTTCGAGGAGGCCGGGCCGCCACCGGAGCCCCCGCGCAAACAGGACATCACCATGCGGCTCGCGGGCGGACGCACCGGGGTGCGGGCGCTGACCTGCCGGGCGCTGGAGCTGGAGGGGCTGATGCGCCCCTTCGACCTGGAGGTCTTCTACGGTGAGCGGGTGGCCGTCCTGGGCTCCAACGGCTCGGGCAAGTCCCACTTCCTGCGGCTTCTGGCGGGCCAGAGCGTCGACCACCGGGGGGAGTGGAAGCTGGGCGCGCGGGTCGTGCCCGGTCACTTCGCCCAGACCCACGCCCATCCGGAGCTCTTCGGGCGCACACTGGTCGACATCCTGTGGACCGAGCACGCCCGGGACCGGGGCCGCTCGATGAGCGCGCTACGGCGCTATGAGCTCGACCGGCAGGGCGACCAGACCTTCGACCGGCTCTCGGGCGGTCAGCAGGCCCGGTTCCAGATCCTGCTGCTCGAGCTGGCCGGGACGACCGCGCTGCTGCTGGACGAGCCCACGGACAACCTGGACCTGGAGTCGGCCGAAGCGCTGCAGGACGGGCTCGGCGCCTATGACGGGACGGTGCTCGCGGTCACCCATGACCGCTGGTTCGCGCGCTCCTTCGACCGCTTCCTGGTCTTCGGTTCGGACGGTGTCGTCCGCGAGACGGCGGAGCCGGTCTGGGACGAGCGCCGCGTCGAGCGGGTCCGCTAA
- a CDS encoding protein phosphatase: MSWPGCGPVSEATRRVVLRPLPHRLGPLRVASLYMAAEGEAQIGGDLYAAARVEDSTRMIIGDVRGKGLTSISDASVLMGAFREAAHGSSASRTPDTFAFEDGDTLLLSTDGVIETRAPDGSFYPLAQRTGQWRSSGPEGLPHHLRRDLLDHVGGRLGDDAAMVVIQHSPALHPVQQLKNMVPVNGAHR; encoded by the coding sequence GTGAGCTGGCCCGGGTGCGGTCCGGTGTCCGAGGCCACGCGGCGGGTCGTCCTGCGGCCGTTGCCGCATCGGCTGGGCCCGCTGCGGGTCGCTTCGCTGTACATGGCGGCCGAGGGCGAGGCGCAGATCGGCGGGGATCTGTACGCGGCGGCCCGGGTCGAGGACTCCACCCGGATGATCATCGGGGATGTCCGTGGCAAGGGGCTGACCTCCATCAGCGACGCGTCGGTGCTGATGGGCGCCTTCCGGGAGGCCGCCCACGGCTCGAGCGCCTCCCGCACGCCCGACACCTTCGCCTTCGAGGACGGCGACACGCTGCTGCTCTCTACGGACGGGGTGATCGAGACCCGCGCCCCCGACGGGTCCTTCTACCCGCTGGCCCAACGGACCGGGCAGTGGAGGTCCTCCGGTCCCGAAGGGCTGCCGCACCACCTCCGCCGCGATCTGCTGGACCATGTCGGCGGGCGGCTGGGCGACGACGCCGCCATGGTGGTCATCCAGCACTCGCCGGCCCTCCACCCGGTCCAGCAGCTGAAGAACATGGTGCCGGTCAACGGCGCCCACCGTTGA